A single genomic interval of Bradyrhizobium sp. sBnM-33 harbors:
- the ccmA gene encoding heme ABC exporter ATP-binding protein CcmA, which yields MRLSGRQISCVRGGREVFSNLDFEAASGEVLAVVGPNGSGKTSLLRLIAGLLVPTGGAIGLEGGEAELTLPEQSHYLGHRDALKPALSVLENLAFWRDFLGGDIGDVNQCLAAVGLGHATHLPAAYLSAGQRRRLSIARLLAVRRPVWLLDEPTSALDIAGQDLFVGVMREHLASGGIIVAATHTPLGIEASELRMGAKR from the coding sequence ATGCGGCTCTCGGGGCGCCAAATCAGTTGTGTCAGAGGCGGCAGAGAAGTGTTCTCGAACCTCGATTTCGAGGCCGCTTCCGGCGAAGTGCTCGCCGTGGTCGGCCCGAACGGCTCGGGCAAGACCTCGCTGTTGCGCCTGATCGCGGGTCTTTTGGTGCCGACCGGCGGAGCAATCGGCCTGGAAGGTGGCGAGGCCGAGCTGACGCTGCCGGAGCAATCCCACTATCTCGGCCATCGCGACGCGCTGAAACCTGCCCTCAGCGTGCTCGAGAACCTTGCGTTCTGGCGGGATTTTTTGGGCGGCGACATCGGCGACGTTAACCAATGCCTCGCTGCCGTCGGGCTCGGCCATGCCACGCATCTCCCGGCAGCCTACCTCTCGGCGGGCCAGCGGCGGCGGCTTTCGATCGCCCGGCTGCTGGCGGTGCGCCGGCCGGTCTGGCTATTGGACGAGCCGACCTCGGCGCTCGACATCGCCGGACAGGACCTATTCGTGGGCGTCATGCGGGAGCATCTCGCCAGCGGCGGGATCATTGTTGCGGCCACCCACACCCCGCTCGGGATCGAGGCGAGCGAGCTGCGGATGGGGGCAAAGAGGTGA
- the ccmB gene encoding heme exporter protein CcmB: MTALAALIRRDIKIALRVGGGALIGVLFFLTVTVLMPFAIGPDLPLLARLGPAILWLGALLASLLTLDRLFTADHEDGSLDLIVMGRTPLELACAAKALAHWLAAGVPLIVATPVLGLLLNLDAAATSAVALTLLVGTPALTFTGMIGAALAVTLHRGGLLLAVLVLPLSVPVLIFGVAASQAAITGPLSFGTPFSILCALSLVSFVVGPFAAAASLRHGLD, translated from the coding sequence ATGACCGCCCTCGCCGCACTAATCCGCCGGGACATCAAAATCGCGCTGCGCGTCGGCGGCGGGGCGCTGATTGGGGTGCTGTTTTTCCTCACCGTCACGGTACTGATGCCGTTTGCGATCGGGCCCGATCTGCCACTATTGGCCCGGCTCGGCCCCGCAATCCTCTGGCTCGGCGCGCTGTTGGCGAGCCTGCTCACGCTCGACCGGCTGTTCACGGCCGACCATGAGGACGGCTCGCTCGACCTGATCGTGATGGGCCGGACACCGCTGGAACTCGCTTGTGCGGCGAAAGCGCTGGCGCATTGGCTCGCTGCCGGCGTGCCGCTGATCGTGGCGACGCCCGTGCTCGGGCTGTTGCTCAACCTCGACGCTGCGGCGACGTCGGCGGTGGCGCTGACCCTGCTGGTTGGAACGCCGGCGCTGACGTTTACGGGCATGATCGGCGCGGCGCTCGCCGTGACATTACACCGCGGCGGCCTCCTGCTCGCCGTGCTGGTGCTTCCGCTATCAGTCCCCGTGCTGATCTTCGGCGTTGCAGCCTCGCAGGCGGCCATTACCGGCCCGCTGTCGTTTGGAACTCCGTTTTCGATCCTTTGCGCGCTCTCGCTGGTCAGTTTCGTGGTCGGACCGTTTGCCGCTGCGGCCAGCCTGCGGCACGGTCTGGACTGA
- a CDS encoding DUF1223 domain-containing protein, with protein sequence MTAMMAYNSISRWSGALGVCAIIAIIRPAHAEPRAVVELFTSQGCSSCPPADQIVGELAKDPSIIALSMPIDYWDYLGWKDTLADSRFSARQKAYSHVRGDRNLYTPQMIVNGSAQVIGSDRAAIEGAIKNTGKTEGVMSVPVKMTLSGKLLNVSVEASKVPTAGRGEVWICSVSKAVPISIGRGENRGQQLTYYNVVRNLVKVGDWNGGSGSWTIPLENISRDGVDAAVVYVQDGSRDKPGAMLGAAMTALR encoded by the coding sequence ATGACAGCGATGATGGCCTACAACAGCATATCGCGATGGTCCGGTGCGCTCGGCGTCTGCGCGATCATAGCCATCATCCGCCCTGCTCATGCCGAACCGCGTGCCGTGGTCGAATTGTTCACCTCGCAAGGCTGTTCGTCGTGTCCGCCGGCCGACCAGATCGTCGGCGAACTCGCCAAGGATCCGTCCATCATCGCGCTGAGCATGCCCATCGACTACTGGGATTATCTTGGCTGGAAGGACACGCTGGCGGATTCGCGTTTTAGCGCGCGTCAGAAGGCCTATTCGCATGTGCGTGGCGACCGTAACCTCTACACGCCGCAGATGATCGTCAATGGCTCGGCGCAGGTGATCGGCAGCGATCGCGCCGCCATCGAAGGGGCCATCAAGAATACCGGCAAGACTGAAGGCGTGATGTCGGTGCCGGTGAAGATGACGTTGTCGGGCAAACTGCTCAACGTCTCAGTAGAGGCGAGCAAGGTGCCGACGGCGGGCCGCGGCGAAGTCTGGATCTGCTCGGTCTCAAAGGCGGTGCCGATCTCGATCGGGCGCGGCGAGAATCGCGGCCAACAACTCACCTACTACAACGTGGTACGCAACCTCGTGAAGGTCGGCGACTGGAACGGCGGTTCGGGCAGCTGGACCATTCCGCTTGAAAATATTTCCCGCGACGGCGTGGACGCTGCGGTCGTCTACGTCCAGGACGGCAGTCGCGACAAGCCGGGCGCGATGCTCGGCGCCGCCATGACGGCGCTGCGCTGA
- a CDS encoding GNAT family N-acetyltransferase, whose product MSAPEIRPATEADLPAITEIYEHAVRYGTATFELVSPDLAEVTRRFRALSDGGFPYLVAAVEGQVIGYAYAGPYRPRPAYRFTVENSIYLKPATHRRGIGLQLMKRLIAECEARGYRQMIAVIGDSANAGSIGVHAKCGFQMIGTHPSVGFKFGRWLDTVMMQRALGEGATTLPTDGVNS is encoded by the coding sequence ATGTCCGCTCCCGAAATCCGGCCCGCCACCGAGGCCGACCTCCCCGCCATCACCGAGATCTATGAGCACGCGGTGCGCTACGGCACCGCCACGTTCGAACTCGTTTCGCCCGACCTCGCCGAGGTGACCCGGCGGTTCAGAGCCCTGTCGGATGGCGGCTTTCCCTATTTGGTCGCCGCCGTCGAAGGCCAGGTGATCGGATACGCCTATGCCGGCCCATACCGGCCACGGCCGGCCTACCGCTTCACGGTGGAGAATTCGATCTATTTGAAACCGGCCACACACCGGCGCGGCATCGGCCTGCAACTGATGAAGCGGCTGATCGCCGAATGCGAGGCGCGCGGCTACCGGCAGATGATCGCGGTCATCGGCGACTCCGCCAATGCCGGCTCGATCGGCGTTCACGCCAAGTGCGGTTTCCAGATGATCGGGACGCATCCCAGCGTCGGCTTCAAGTTCGGCCGCTGGCTCGACACGGTCATGATGCAGCGCGCGCTGGGTGAGGGCGCAACGACGCTGCCGACGGATGGCGTGAATTCGTAG
- a CDS encoding Bax inhibitor-1/YccA family protein, with protein MSDLDRNYVSPFGRAAGRVDAAAVDAGLRAYMLRIYNYMSIGLAITGLAALGVYMAAVTTDQAGAAARFGNAFLTPFGYAMYVSPLKWLFILAPLVMVFAISAGINRLRPATAQMLFWVFSALMGISLSSIFLVYTHTSIVRVFFITAATFGALSLYGYTTKRDMSGMGSFLFMGLIGVIIASLVNLFLASSMLQFIVSVVGVLVFAGLTAWDTQRLKNEYIYGYASGGADVEERAAITGALSLYLNFINLFTLLLQLLGQRD; from the coding sequence ATGTCGGACCTAGACCGTAACTACGTATCTCCTTTCGGCCGGGCCGCCGGACGCGTTGACGCCGCGGCCGTCGATGCCGGTCTGCGCGCCTACATGCTGCGCATCTACAACTACATGAGCATCGGCCTGGCCATCACCGGCCTTGCGGCGCTCGGCGTCTACATGGCCGCCGTGACCACCGACCAGGCCGGCGCCGCCGCCCGGTTCGGTAACGCCTTCCTGACGCCGTTCGGCTACGCGATGTATGTCAGCCCGCTGAAGTGGCTGTTCATTCTCGCGCCGCTGGTGATGGTGTTTGCGATCTCGGCCGGCATCAACCGGCTGCGGCCCGCGACCGCCCAGATGCTGTTCTGGGTGTTCTCGGCGCTGATGGGCATTTCGCTATCGTCGATCTTCCTGGTGTATACGCACACCTCGATCGTGCGGGTGTTCTTCATCACCGCGGCGACTTTCGGCGCACTGAGCCTCTACGGCTACACCACCAAGCGTGACATGAGCGGCATGGGGTCGTTCCTGTTCATGGGTCTGATCGGCGTCATCATCGCGAGCCTGGTCAACCTGTTCCTGGCGAGCTCGATGCTGCAGTTCATCGTCTCGGTGGTCGGCGTGCTGGTGTTCGCGGGCCTCACCGCCTGGGATACCCAGCGGCTGAAGAACGAGTACATCTATGGCTACGCTTCGGGAGGCGCTGACGTTGAAGAGCGTGCGGCGATTACCGGTGCACTGTCGCTCTACCTGAACTTCATCAACCTGTTCACGCTGCTCCTGCAGCTCCTCGGCCAGCGCGACTAG
- the acnA gene encoding aconitate hydratase AcnA, with product MTSLDSFKCRKTLKVGSKTYVYCSLPAAEKNGLKGIAKLPYSMKVLLENLLRNEDGRTVKKEDIVAVSKWLRKRKLEHEVAFRPARVLMQDFTGVPAVVDLAAMRNAMQALGGDAEKINPLVPVDLVIDHSVIVNFFGDNKAFGKNVVEEYKQNQERYEFLKWGQKAFSNFSVVPPGTGICHQVNLEYLAQTVWTKKEKMTVGKKTGTFEVAYPDSLVGTDSHTTMVNGLAVLGWGVGGIEAEACMLGQPLSMLLPEVVGFKLKGQLKEGVTATDLVLTVTQMLRKQGVVGKFVEFFGPGLDYLSVADKATIGNMAPEYGATCGFFPVDAATIDYLKTSGRKADRVALVAAYAKAQGLFRTAKSADPVFTETLTLDLKDVVPSMAGPKRPEGRVALPSVSTGFATALASEYKKPDAAATRYPVEGRDFDLGHGDVVIAAITSCTNTSNPSVLIGAGLLARNAAAKGLTAKPWVKTSLAPGSQVVAEYLANSGLQKDLDKVGFNLVGFGCTTCIGNSGPLPEEISKSINDNGIVAAAVLSGNRNFEGRVSPDVQANYLASPPLVVAYALAGTVTKDLAVEPIGTGKDGKPVYLKDIWPTTKEINAFMKKFVTATIFKKKYADVFKGDTNWRKIKTVESETYRWNMSSTYVQNPPYFEGMKKQPEPIADVVDARILALFGDKITTDHISPAGSIKLTSPAGKFLSEHQVRPADFNQYGTRRGNHEIMMRGTFANIRIKNFMLKGADGNIPEGGLTKHWPDGEQMPIYDAAMKYQAEGVPLVVFAGAEYGNGSSRDWAAKGTRLLGVRAVICQSFERIHRSNLVGMGVLPLTFEDGTSWTSLGLKGDETVTIRGLQGDLKPRQTLTAEIVSGDGSLQRVPLLCRIDTLDELEYYRNGGILHYVLRKLAA from the coding sequence ATGACCTCGCTCGACAGCTTCAAATGCCGCAAGACCCTCAAGGTCGGCAGCAAAACTTACGTGTATTGCAGCCTGCCCGCCGCCGAGAAGAACGGTCTGAAGGGAATTGCCAAGCTGCCCTATTCGATGAAGGTGCTGCTGGAAAACCTGCTGCGCAACGAGGACGGTCGCACGGTCAAGAAGGAAGACATCGTCGCGGTTTCGAAGTGGCTTCGGAAGCGCAAGCTCGAGCATGAAGTGGCATTCCGCCCGGCGCGCGTGTTGATGCAGGATTTCACCGGCGTGCCGGCGGTGGTCGATCTCGCCGCGATGCGCAACGCGATGCAGGCGCTCGGCGGCGATGCCGAGAAGATCAACCCGCTGGTCCCGGTCGATCTCGTCATCGATCACTCCGTCATCGTCAACTTTTTCGGTGACAACAAGGCGTTCGGCAAGAACGTCGTCGAGGAATACAAGCAGAACCAGGAACGCTACGAGTTCCTGAAGTGGGGCCAAAAGGCGTTCTCGAATTTCTCCGTCGTGCCGCCCGGCACAGGCATCTGCCACCAGGTCAATCTCGAATATCTCGCGCAGACGGTGTGGACCAAGAAGGAGAAGATGACGGTCGGCAAGAAGACCGGCACCTTCGAGGTCGCCTATCCGGATTCGCTGGTTGGTACCGATTCGCACACCACCATGGTCAACGGCCTTGCCGTGCTCGGCTGGGGCGTCGGCGGCATCGAGGCGGAGGCCTGCATGCTCGGCCAGCCGCTGTCGATGCTGCTGCCGGAAGTCGTCGGCTTCAAGCTGAAGGGCCAGCTCAAGGAAGGCGTCACCGCGACTGACCTCGTGCTGACCGTGACGCAGATGCTGCGCAAGCAGGGCGTGGTCGGCAAGTTCGTCGAGTTCTTCGGCCCCGGCCTCGACTATCTCTCGGTCGCGGACAAGGCGACGATCGGCAACATGGCGCCGGAATATGGCGCGACCTGCGGCTTCTTCCCGGTCGATGCCGCGACCATCGATTATCTCAAGACCTCGGGCCGCAAGGCCGACCGCGTCGCGCTGGTGGCGGCCTACGCCAAGGCGCAGGGCCTGTTCCGCACGGCGAAATCGGCCGACCCGGTGTTCACGGAAACCCTGACGCTCGATCTCAAAGACGTCGTGCCGTCGATGGCGGGTCCGAAGCGCCCCGAGGGCCGCGTCGCGCTGCCCTCGGTTTCCACCGGCTTCGCGACCGCGCTCGCCAGCGAGTACAAGAAGCCCGACGCGGCTGCGACGCGCTATCCGGTTGAGGGCCGGGATTTCGATCTCGGCCATGGCGACGTCGTGATCGCCGCGATCACCTCGTGCACCAACACCTCCAACCCGAGCGTGTTGATCGGCGCGGGCCTGCTGGCGCGCAACGCCGCCGCCAAGGGGCTGACGGCCAAGCCGTGGGTGAAGACCTCGCTCGCTCCGGGCAGCCAGGTGGTTGCGGAATATCTGGCCAATTCCGGCCTGCAGAAGGATCTCGACAAGGTCGGCTTCAACCTGGTCGGCTTCGGCTGCACCACCTGCATCGGCAATTCCGGCCCGCTGCCGGAGGAAATTTCAAAGTCGATCAACGACAACGGCATCGTTGCCGCGGCCGTGCTGTCGGGTAACCGCAATTTCGAAGGCCGCGTCTCGCCGGATGTGCAGGCGAACTATCTGGCTTCGCCGCCGTTGGTTGTCGCCTATGCGCTGGCCGGCACGGTGACCAAGGATCTCGCGGTCGAGCCGATTGGCACCGGCAAGGACGGCAAGCCGGTGTACCTGAAGGACATCTGGCCGACCACGAAGGAGATCAACGCCTTCATGAAGAAGTTCGTGACAGCGACGATTTTCAAGAAGAAGTACGCCGACGTGTTCAAGGGCGATACCAACTGGCGCAAGATCAAGACGGTCGAGAGCGAGACCTACCGCTGGAATATGAGCTCGACCTATGTGCAGAACCCGCCCTATTTCGAGGGCATGAAGAAGCAGCCCGAGCCGATCGCGGACGTCGTCGATGCGCGGATTCTGGCGCTGTTCGGCGACAAGATCACCACCGACCACATCTCGCCGGCTGGCTCGATCAAGCTGACTTCGCCGGCCGGCAAATTCCTCAGCGAGCACCAGGTGCGACCCGCCGACTTCAACCAGTACGGCACGCGGCGCGGCAACCACGAGATCATGATGCGCGGCACGTTCGCCAATATCCGCATCAAGAACTTCATGCTGAAGGGCGCCGACGGCAATATTCCGGAAGGCGGCCTCACCAAGCACTGGCCCGACGGTGAGCAGATGCCGATCTACGACGCCGCGATGAAGTACCAGGCGGAGGGCGTGCCGCTGGTGGTGTTCGCCGGCGCCGAATACGGCAACGGCTCCTCACGCGACTGGGCCGCGAAGGGCACCCGTCTGCTCGGTGTCCGCGCCGTGATCTGCCAGAGCTTCGAGCGCATCCATCGCTCCAACCTGGTCGGCATGGGCGTGTTGCCGCTGACCTTCGAAGACGGCACGTCGTGGACATCGCTCGGCCTCAAGGGCGACGAGACGGTGACGATTCGCGGGCTCCAGGGTGATTTGAAGCCGCGCCAAACCCTGACGGCCGAGATCGTGTCCGGCGACGGTTCGCTGCAGCGCGTGCCGCTGCTCTGCCGCATCGACACCCTCGATGAGCTCGAGTACTACCGAAACGGCGGCATTCTGCATTATGTGCTGCGCAAACTCGCGGCTTAA
- a CDS encoding DUF2794 domain-containing protein, with translation MTLISEETDPSDSRAVARVATASPPPNRVTFNRLELNRILNLYGRMVADGEWRDYAIDFLKDRAVFSVFRRASEVPIYRIEKDPRLARKQGMYSVISATGLILRRGHELERVLLVIDRKLAVV, from the coding sequence ATGACTCTGATTTCGGAGGAGACCGATCCAAGCGATAGCCGCGCAGTGGCGCGCGTCGCCACTGCGAGCCCGCCGCCGAATCGCGTCACGTTCAATCGCCTCGAACTCAACCGTATCCTCAATCTGTATGGGCGCATGGTCGCCGACGGCGAGTGGCGCGACTACGCCATCGACTTTCTGAAAGACCGCGCGGTGTTCTCCGTATTTCGCCGCGCTTCCGAAGTTCCGATCTATCGCATCGAGAAAGATCCGCGGCTTGCGCGCAAGCAGGGCATGTACAGCGTGATCTCGGCGACCGGACTGATCCTGCGCCGCGGCCACGAACTCGAACGCGTGCTGCTGGTGATCGACCGCAAGCTGGCGGTGGTTTGA